A region from the Chitinispirillum alkaliphilum genome encodes:
- a CDS encoding Phosphoglycerate mutase, with product MKKLVLLRHGESTWNKENRFTGWTDVDLSEKGVEEARMAGQILKKEGFVFSEAHTSVLKRAIRTLWIVMEEMDLMWIPVYRSWRLNERHYGALQGLNKAETAQKYGDEQVHTWRRSYDIRPPELDPDDRRNPAYDPRYRDIIDEQLPLTECLKDTVNRFMPYWDKVLVPELKKDKELIIAAHGNSLRALVKHLDSISDTDIVSLNIPTGIPLIYELDSDLKPIKNYYLGDPEMVRKATEKVKSQGKAK from the coding sequence GTGAAAAAGCTTGTTTTGCTCAGGCATGGAGAAAGTACCTGGAATAAGGAGAATCGTTTCACCGGTTGGACCGATGTTGATTTGTCAGAAAAAGGTGTTGAGGAAGCCCGTATGGCGGGTCAGATATTGAAAAAGGAGGGGTTTGTCTTCTCCGAAGCCCACACTTCTGTGTTAAAAAGAGCAATTCGCACACTCTGGATCGTCATGGAAGAAATGGATCTGATGTGGATTCCGGTTTATCGCTCATGGAGACTTAACGAGAGGCACTATGGAGCTCTACAGGGACTCAACAAAGCAGAAACTGCACAAAAATATGGAGATGAACAGGTCCATACATGGAGAAGAAGCTACGATATAAGACCTCCAGAGCTTGATCCTGATGACCGGAGAAATCCCGCTTATGATCCCCGATACAGAGATATAATAGATGAACAATTGCCTCTCACAGAGTGTCTGAAAGATACTGTAAACCGTTTTATGCCCTATTGGGATAAGGTGTTGGTGCCTGAGTTAAAGAAAGATAAAGAGCTTATTATCGCTGCCCATGGAAACAGTCTCAGAGCGCTTGTGAAACATCTCGATTCAATCTCCGATACCGATATCGTATCCTTAAATATCCCTACCGGTATACCACTAATATATGAGTTGGATTCAGATCTCAAACCTATAAAAAACTACTATCTCGGTGACCCTGAAATGGTCCGCAAAGCGACAGAAAAAGTAAAAAGCCAGGGTAAAGCAAAATAG
- a CDS encoding 3-dehydroquinate dehydratase, protein MAGSEIKKFKRNPGVVLILDKLITPDKLLLFRDQGVDLLELRVDLIDAPFSDILSFLKSVPSEVRLPVIGTIRETKSNSHDRVNMFKQIMPYLDYVDIELGSPISEQVVRAAEDTIVMVSEHDFVKTPDLKGLAEIVNRSVEQGAQVVKIAVMANCSEDVARLLTFTNKCDIPLVSIAMGEHGKVSRVIAPLFDSLFTYGFEGVAVAPGQISVDKLIEELDFYFPARKGN, encoded by the coding sequence ATGGCCGGATCCGAAATAAAAAAGTTTAAGCGAAATCCCGGGGTAGTTTTAATACTGGACAAACTTATCACTCCCGACAAACTGCTCCTGTTTAGGGATCAGGGTGTTGATCTGCTGGAGTTAAGAGTTGACTTGATCGATGCGCCCTTTTCTGATATCCTCTCTTTCCTCAAATCAGTTCCATCAGAAGTTAGGCTTCCGGTAATAGGAACTATAAGAGAAACAAAGTCAAATAGTCACGACCGTGTGAATATGTTTAAACAGATCATGCCCTATTTAGATTATGTGGACATAGAGCTTGGCAGCCCTATTTCTGAACAGGTGGTTAGAGCAGCAGAGGATACGATCGTGATGGTGTCTGAGCACGATTTCGTAAAAACCCCTGACCTCAAAGGATTAGCAGAAATCGTGAACAGATCTGTGGAACAGGGTGCTCAGGTTGTAAAAATTGCAGTCATGGCTAATTGCTCAGAAGATGTGGCCAGATTACTTACCTTTACCAATAAATGCGACATTCCGCTTGTCTCCATTGCAATGGGGGAGCATGGGAAAGTGAGCAGAGTTATTGCTCCTCTGTTTGACTCACTTTTCACCTATGGATTTGAGGGTGTTGCAGTCGCTCCCGGACAGATCTCTGTTGATAAACTGATTGAGGAGCTTGATTTTTATTTCCCGGCCCGGAAGGGGAACTGA